From a single Streptomyces sp. NBC_00377 genomic region:
- a CDS encoding TetR/AcrR family transcriptional regulator, translating into MPGLSSAPGGRREELLRQAETIILTEGFTAVTMDELAQRLGCSKATLYSLASTKEQLVLAVTRAFFREATAEIEPALSRPSPTPGSGSGSLSPGDEVWAPR; encoded by the coding sequence GTGCCGGGGCTCAGCTCCGCCCCGGGCGGTCGGCGGGAAGAACTGCTGCGCCAGGCCGAGACGATCATCCTGACCGAAGGCTTCACCGCGGTGACCATGGATGAGCTCGCCCAGCGGCTGGGGTGCTCCAAGGCGACGCTGTACAGCCTCGCCTCCACGAAGGAACAGCTTGTCCTGGCGGTCACCCGCGCCTTCTTCCGGGAGGCGACAGCCGAGATCGAACCGGCTCTGTCCAGGCCGAGCCCGACCCCCGGCAGCGGATCCGGGTCCCTCTCGCCCGGGGACGAGGTCTGGGCGCCCAGGTAG
- a CDS encoding TetR/AcrR family transcriptional regulator gives MSDGEQRGRKPRADVQRNRAALLETAQRHFLQHGVGTSLEAVAKEAGVGPGTLYRHFPTREALLAAVLQTRSEELVARQADIEQLDDAAEALEQWLRAMEEYFSAYSGLPEPLMTAARAQEPDSPLTIPCDILITATEQCVRAAQLAGRVRASVLGYDLFLAACSLAWIKGNGVEQESLDRLRTLIASGYRQREIPA, from the coding sequence ATGAGCGACGGTGAACAGCGGGGACGCAAGCCCCGCGCGGACGTCCAGCGCAACCGCGCCGCCCTCCTGGAGACCGCGCAGCGTCACTTCCTTCAGCACGGGGTCGGCACCTCCCTCGAGGCGGTGGCCAAGGAGGCGGGCGTCGGGCCCGGCACCCTGTACCGGCACTTCCCCACCCGGGAGGCGCTGCTGGCGGCCGTGCTACAGACGCGCTCCGAGGAACTCGTGGCCCGCCAGGCGGACATCGAGCAACTCGACGACGCCGCCGAGGCGTTGGAGCAGTGGCTGCGGGCGATGGAGGAGTACTTCAGCGCCTACAGCGGGCTGCCGGAACCGCTCATGACCGCGGCCCGGGCGCAGGAGCCGGACAGCCCGCTCACGATTCCCTGCGACATCCTCATCACCGCCACCGAGCAGTGCGTGCGAGCCGCGCAGCTCGCGGGGCGCGTGCGCGCGTCGGTACTGGGGTACGACCTGTTCCTCGCGGCCTGTTCCCTTGCCTGGATCAAGGGCAACGGCGTCGAACAGGAGTCACTCGACCGGCTCCGCACGCTCATCGCGA